The Megalobrama amblycephala isolate DHTTF-2021 linkage group LG20, ASM1881202v1, whole genome shotgun sequence genome includes a window with the following:
- the mki67 gene encoding proliferation marker protein Ki-67 isoform X1, whose product MPLLGKIVVIKRNGGDGTEFPLTASCLFGRKLDCDIRIQLPQVSKEHCKIELNENKELILTNLSSVNPTRINGQVFNQSERLKHGDLITIIDRSFRFEYPPPKTPKKKRLSTAGKDKTVQPLQDQQEKSTPIHAEKRKSEHSFDTCLKDGSNLPASVEQSVETEPEDGKIKKDSMSPFCELYQMVKQDLAAKSPWKSELPKTPLARPQVDHKEAPTADVKSSPKPVTTPSTKKRRSSKSSSDDMTGPAIAQSSFNANQEEKPADDMPSVGSITPSLTEKSVTPVSQKKRTPLKTPQKFSAGEVVQQILLEPQSEEKTPKSPKGRRSGGSQDQSLALQMLSGQPQTPGLIGKNTEVKMSPRTSPRSNAGKRFQVQDVLHDVKATTSASKNKDGTSVNDLCKGNKSHTEVTVPKAKRKRVSFGGQLSPELFDKRLPPNSPLRRGATPRRSLGPSQKPQSLLRRASTIGLLALRLEETVPRVQNSSPKKASPKRAASAAKTPSPAKRSPSTKAKTPSPKRQKSPSASPKVSTPSSTPATPKTPASARRASTSAVEAAGGMSLTETPRVQGRFSVSRISTPSPVQDQGEQPEVQSTIVEDMPQKCVTPKIPLRRKSMKSSARKTPKSAIKSALDVIRSRRSGASRANLKVLTSWADIVKFGQTKPQTEVATKKKPTKSSIVKKMAVPKSKTPARRLKDDISTGHAASPVTIVVGKAHMRTNQSCGAAPKIVPNIALFKKDMKMDEDFTGVADIFKTPANSRSKNKVPINNECPEMPLDEISVMKTPEESGEMVVSPLSVISTAKCGQYNNEAVTRLLLDNKDGSLLEDEGLSQLTDNSIEASGHDIIPDQEMPPNDQTVEEEAAPETVVETPKQKAAPALCLTGVKRLMKTPKQRAEPIEDLRGKLLKTPKEHKPPQEESLEGIKELLKTPKYRGAPVEDMVGVKRVMQTPKVKSKPVLCAAGLQRLMKTPKEKSEQHEELTGVQELMQTPKLKGDLEENQFGLKRLVKTPKRKRNQVEEDLTGVQQLMKTPKHKGEPVEDQMGIQRLMQTPKEKVEPAEDLQTPKQKGEPFSNGEAMAEEDITGFKEPEEPENNSTLTTENDVTEPTEIQGPVVAVESGSAFMPAKGFDEECDKENVCPVETMETEVDSQCTTEVIDSTHSDVETDAVIPQEKHPDKIEEESVSVEAIDVCFSGTDEKSEEHSEETVCTSDNSNATVETTPTSSTAEEDESEMIKPSLPKKIQRGIRGKAAQKSKNANNDKAKVPAVLSVTEEENLNGSLPSSTPRARRGKKLLEVPEVAASPVRKSARGRIPKHRFVDEEAKNTEASQVSVDSMKTKISECLPVVTKTRRGRKPKQDDEAAIEPVDDINAGDPQCPDAPANEELVQAPVVKPGRRKKLDKTASHPSEELEQKTPEIVCEENAVVPESVKLVTSLVTETVSATRARRGRPAKKELVKTEPTPTLESEITSTHAVVVAEKPMTPAAKSGRGRKAKKEIVKEQLLDDDAMVVSQTVAEVNVDHKDEPEAPVVKSGRGRKAKQQKPQMAEEVPQMAEEVPQMAEEVPQMAEEVPQMAEEVDHQPAVDASTHVPVTEEHTETEVKSVRGSRKTKQSKVTFSVETEENIVNLVEQAETPVVKSGRKRAVIAKETAEVEAEVSVKRGRRAVAEPAPPVAVVSSRGRKAVAKVELEVTEDVASSEEPAKPVKHTRRTAKAPESKKEENPMTQADSESVAAENAAIVALEKVERGSRGRKLKDSTKAIPSKPIKEISKDEEASEIKPSKNVVISKNIEEVEPSTDVEEQQLKKSKRLGKIPAETSSTSNQSTDLPPRGRRGAKKEEEHPVEEVQIKVKPLRRGKAVGSAAPKSDPSDGKASTPLKRKRNDVLEVTDESSNKEPLPKKRGRVAISTKAATEVSSKEKTPDAEPEKAEATPKKASNRAVRGQKKTAQEPDPAPAQESVSGTTTRRGRGVKKVEEVDISTEAAPVRRTRRK is encoded by the exons ATGCCTTTGCTGGGGAAGATAGTGGTGATCAAAAGAAATGGAGGAGATGGCACTGAATTTCCCCTCACAGCATCCTGTCTGTTCGGAAG GAAGCTGGATTGTGACATTCGTATTCAGCTGCCGCAGGTGTCTAAAGAGCACTGTAAAATTGAGCTGAATGAGAACAAGGAG CTCATTTTGACCAATTTGAGCTCTGTGAACCCCACACGTATTAATGGACAAGTTTTTAATCAATCTGAACGGTTAAAGCATGGTGATCTCATCACAATCATTGATCGTTCTTTCAG GTTTGAGTACCCACCTCCTAAGACACCGAAGAAGAAGAGGCTGTCCACGGCTGGAAAAGACAAAACGGTTCAG CCTTTGCAAGACCAGCAGGAAAAAAGCACACCCATTCACGCAGAGAAGAGGAAGTCCGAGCATTCGTTTG ACACTTGTTTAAAAGATGGGTCAAATTTACCAGCATCTGTGGAACAATCTGTTGAGACTGAACCAGAAGATGGCAAAATTAAAAAGGACAGTATGTCACCTTTTTGTGAGCTCTACCAAATGGTCAAACAGGACCTTGCTGCTAAATCACCATGGAAATCTGAGCTACCAAAAACACCTCTTGCAAGACCACAGGTTGATCACAAGGAAGCTCCCACTGCAGATGTTAAAAGTAGTCCTAAACCGGTCACGACTCCATCTACCAAGAAGCGAAGATCCTCAAAATCCAGTTCTGATGATATGACTGGACCAGCTATTGCTCAGAGCTCATTTAATGCAAATCAGGAAGAGAAACCTGCTGATGATATGCCATCTGTAGGGTCCATCACCCCCTCGCTGACAGAGAAAAGTGTAACTCCTGTCTCCCAGAAGAAGAGGACACCCTTGAAAACACCTCAGAAGTTCAGTGCTGGTGAGGTTGTCCAGCAAATTCTCTTAGAGCCACAGTCTGAGGAGAAAACGCCTAAATCCCCAAAAGGAAGGAGAAGTGGTGGATCACAGGATCAGAGCCTTGCTCTCCAAATGCTTTCGGgccagcctcagactccaggcCTGATAGGTAAGAACACTGAAGTGAAAATGTCACCAAGAACATCCCCAAGATCAAATGCTGGAAAAAGGTTTCAAGTCCAAGATGTTCTGCATGATGTTAAGGCTACAACATCAGCTTCTAAGAACAAAG ATGGCACTTCAGTTAATGATCTGTGCAAAGGCAACAAATCTCACACTGAAGTAACAGTTCCAAAAGCAAAGAGAAAGCGAGTATCCTTTGGTGGACAGTTGAGCCCAGAGCTATTTGACAAACGCCTGCCCCCCAATTCCCCCCTCCGCCGTGGAGCAACCCCACGGCGCAGTTTGGGACCTTCCCAGAAACCTCAATCTCTCCTACGACGAGCATCCACCATTGGTCTTTTG gctctTCGACTTGAAGAAACAGTTCCACGTGTTCAAAATAGTTCTCCAAAGAAAGCTTCACCCAAACGGGCAGCATCTGCAGCGAAGACTCCATCACCTGCCAAAAGGTCACCGAGTACCAAGGCTAAAACGCCATCACCAAAACGTCAAAAGTCACCATCTGCTTCACCCAAGGTATCTACACCATCCTCTACTCCTGCCACACCCAAGACACCTGCATCTGCTAGAAGAGCATCAACTTCAGCAGTTGAGGCTGCGGGTGGCATGTCTTTAACTGAGACACCTAGGGTGCAGGGGAGGTTTTCAGTCTCTCGGATCAGTACTCCGTCGCCTGTCCAGGACCAGGGGGAGCAGCCTGAAGTACAGTCGACCATTGTAGAAGACATGCCTCAGAAGTGTGTGACTCCAAAGATACCCTTAAGGAGGAAGAGCATGAAGTCTTCTGCGAGAAAAACTCCTAAGAGTGCAATTAAAAGTGCACTTGATGTAATTCGTTCAAGACGCAGTGGAGCCTCACGGGCTAATCTAAAAG TGTTGACCTCTTGGGCTGATATTGTGAAGTTTGGTCAGACCAAACCTCAAACAGAAGTTGCAACTAAGAAAAAACCTACAAAGAGCAGCATAGTCAAAAAAATGGCAGTGCCAAAATCCAAG ACACCTGCACGGAGGCTGAAGGATGATATCAGCACTGGGCATGCAGCATCTCCAGTCACCATCGTTGTTGGCAAAGCCCATATGAGGACTAACCAGTCTTGTGGTGCTGCACCTAAAATAGTCCCCAACATAGCACTATTCAAGAAGGACATGAAAATGGACGAGGACTTTACAG GTGTTGCAGACATTTTCAAAACACCAGCCAACAGCAGGTCTAAGAATAAGGTTCCCATAAATAATGAATGTCCAGAGATGCCTTTGGATGAGATTTCAGTCATGAAAACACCAGAAGAATCAG GTGAAATGGTTGTCTCTCCACTAAGTGTGATCTCCACTGCAAAATGTGGACAGTACAACAATGAAGCAGTCACACGACTTCTTTTAGACAACAAGGATGGTAGTTTATTGGAAGATGAAGGTCTTTCTCAACTCACTGACAACTCAATTGAGGCAAGTGGCCATGACATCATTCCAGATCAAGAGATGCCCCCCAATGACCAAACAGTGGAAGAGGAGGCTGCCCCTGAAACGGTAGTCGAAACCCCAAAACAGAAAGCAGCGCCAGCCTTGTGCCTCACTGGAGTAAAGCGACTCATGAAGACACCCAAACAGAGGGCTGAACCAATTGAGGATTTAAGAGGAAAGCTGCTCAAGACCCCCAAGGAACATAAACCTCCCCAGGAAGAAAGTTTGGAAGGCATTAAGGAACTCCTAAAGACTCCCAAATACAGGGGAGCTCCAGTAGAAGACATGGTTGGAGTGAAAAGAGTGATGCAGACCCCTAAAGTAAAAAGCAAGCCTGTACTGTGTGCAGCGGGTCTTCAGAGGCTTATGAAAACGCCCAAAGAAAAGTCTGAGCAACACGAAGAACTCACTGGTGTGCAAGAACTGATGCAAACACCGAAATTAAAGGGAGACCTGGAGGAGAATCAGTTTGGGCTGAAAAGATTGGTGAAAACACCTAAACGGAAGAGGAATCAAGTTGAAGAGGACCTAACTGGTGTTCAACAACTGATGAAGACCCCTAAACACAAAGGAGAACCAGTTGAAGATCAAATGGGTATACAAAGGCTGATGCAGACTCCCAAAGAGAAGGTTGAACCTGCAGAGGATTTGCAGACCCCCAAGCAAAAAGGAGAACCTTTCAGCAATGGAGAAGCGATGGCAGAGGAAGATATCACTGGCTTTAAAGAACCTGAAGAACCAGAGAATAATTCTACCCTGACAACAGAAAATGATGTGACTGAACCTACTGAG ataCAAGGGCCTGTTGTAGCAGTTGAAAGTGGTTCTGCATTCATGCCAGCTAAAG GTTTTGATGAGGAATGTGACAAAGAAAATGTCTGTCCTGTTGAAACCATGGAGACTGAAGTGGATTCTCAGTGCACCACTGAAGTCATTGATTCTACGCACAGTGATGTAGAGACTGATGCTGTAATCCCCCAGGAAAAACACCCTGACAAGATTGAAGAGGAGTCTGTTTCAGTTGAAGCTATTGATGTCTGTTTTTCTGGAACAGATGAGAAATCCGAAGAGCATTCTGAAGAAACTGTGTGTACCTCTGATAATAGCAATGCAACAGTTGAAACTACCCCAACTTCATCCACTGCTGAGGAAGATGAGAGTGAGATGATCAAGCCTTCACTTCCCAAAAAAATTCAGCGGGGCATTCGAGGAAAAGCAGCACAGAAatccaaaaatgctaataatgaCAAGGCCAAAGTCCCTGCTGTGTTATCGGTAACTGAAGAGGAAAATTTGAATGGTTCGCTTCCCTCTAGCACACCCAGGGCAAGGAGAGGCAAGAAACTTCTCGAAGTTCCAGAAGTCGCTGCCAGCCCAGTCAGAAAATCTGCTCGTGGAAGAATTCCCAAGCACCGCTTTGTGGATGAAGAGGCAAAGAACACTGAGGCTTCCCAAGTTTCTGTAGACTCCATGAAAACTAAAATATCAGAATGCCTTCCTGTAGTTACCAAAACCAGGAGAGGAAGAAAACCTAAACAAGATGATGAAGCTGCAATTGAGCCCGTTGATGATATAAATGCTGGTGACCCACAGTGTCCTGACGCACCTGCAAATGAAGAGCTGGTCCAAGCCCCTGTTGTAAAGCCTGGGAGGAGAAAGAAATTGGATAAAACAGCTAGCCATCCTTCAGAAGAACTTGAACAGAAAACACCTGAAATTGTTTGTGAGGAAAACGCTGTTGTACCAGAAAGTGTCAAATTGGTGACTTCACTAGTTACGGAGACTGTTTCTGCAACTAGAGCTAGGAGGGGAAGGCCAGCAAAGAAGGAACTCGTGAAAACTGAGCCAACCCCTACTTTGGAAAGTGAAATTACCAGCACTCATGCTGTTGTAGTGGCTGAGAAGCCTATGACACCTGCAGCAAAGTCAGGGCGAGGAAGGAAGGCTAAAAAAGAAATTGTCAAAGAGCAACTCTTGGATGATGATGCCATGGTGGTTTCCCAAACCGTGGCAGAGGTGAATGTTGACCATAAAGATGAACCTGAAGCACCTGTGGTCAAGTCCGGCAGAGGGCGGAAGGCCAAACAGCAGAAACCACAGATGGCTGAAGAGGTTCCACAGATGGCTGAAGAGGTTCCACAGATGGCTGAAGAGGTTCCACAGATGGCTGAAGAGGTTCCACAGATGGCTGAAGAGGTTGACCATCAACCAGCTGTAGATGCCAGCACACATGTACCTGTGACTGAGGAACACACTGAAACAGAGGTGAAATCTGTGAGGGGTAGTAGGAAGACAAAGCAGTCAAAGGTGACTTTTTCAGTTGAGACTGAGGAGAACATTGTCAACCTTGTTGAACAAGCAGAGACTCCTGTTGTGAAATCTGGTCGAAAAAGGGCTGTTATTGCAAAAGAAACAGCAGAAGTCGAGGCAGAAGTTTCTGTCAAAAGAGGTCGCCGTGCTGTTGCAGAACCTGCACCACCAGTTGCTGTGGTGTCCAGCCGTGGACGTAAAGCAGTTGCCAAGGTAGAGTTGGAGGTTACTGAGGATGTAGCTTCATCAGAAGAGCCAGCTAAGCCTGTTAAACACACCAGGCGAACAGCAAAAGCACCTGAAtcaaagaaagaagaaaatccTATGACACAGGCAGATTCTGAATCAGTTGCTGCTGAGAATGCAGCAATTGTGGCACTGGAGAAGGTGGAAAGAGGAAGCCGTGGCAGAAAACTGAAGGATTCAACTAAGGCCATCCCTTCCAAACCAATCAAAGAAATTTCTAAAGATGAGGAAGCTAGTGAAATTAAACCCTCAAAAAATGTGGTCATCTCTAAAAACATTGAAGAGGTTGAACCTTCTACTGATGTAGAAGAACAACAGCTGAAGAAATCTAAAAGGTTAGGCAAAATACCAGCTGAGACGTCCTCCACATCAAATCAGTCAACTGATTTGCCACCCAGAGGCCGCAGAGGAGCCAAAAAAGAAGAGGAACATCCTGTTGAAGAAGTTCAGATAAAAGTCAAGCCATTAAGGAGAGGAAAGGCAGTGGGCTCTGCTGCACCTAAATCAGACCCCAGTGATGGTAAGGCATCAACTCCCCTCAAAAGGAAAAGGAATGATGTATTGGAGGTAACTGACGAGTCATCAAATAAGGAACCTTTGCCAAAGAAAAGGGGCAGAGTAGCCATCAGCACTAAAGCTGCAACTGAGGTCTCCAGCAAAGAGAAAACACCTGATGCTGAACCAGAGAAGGCTGAGGCTACTCCCAAGAAGGCTAGTAATAGAGCTGTAAGAGGACAGAAAAAGACAGCCCAGGAACCAGATCCAGCACCTGCTCAGGAGTCCGTTTCAG GGACCACCACTCGAAGAGGAAGAGGTGTGAAAAAAGTAGAGGAAGTGGACATCTCTACTGAGGCAGCTCCCGTCAGGCGAACCAGGAGGAAGTAA